Proteins co-encoded in one Listeria ivanovii subsp. ivanovii genomic window:
- a CDS encoding cell division protein SepF has protein sequence MGLSNKFKSFFFLDEEEEYYEEEVAREPEPMQKKTKKEKPNKNRFYAVEEDDAKVVSMQGAQYSSYMVLAEPRVYAEAQELADYLKEYKTVVVNLQRISHDQATRIVDFLSGTVYALGGDIQRVGNNIFLCTPDNVEVDGSISEMLDEQNFM, from the coding sequence ATGGGACTATCGAATAAATTTAAGTCTTTCTTTTTCTTAGATGAAGAGGAAGAATATTATGAAGAGGAAGTAGCGAGGGAACCAGAACCGATGCAAAAGAAAACGAAGAAAGAAAAACCAAATAAAAATCGTTTTTATGCTGTGGAAGAAGATGATGCGAAGGTGGTTAGTATGCAGGGAGCTCAGTATTCTAGTTATATGGTACTCGCAGAACCGCGCGTATATGCAGAAGCCCAAGAACTTGCAGATTACTTAAAAGAATATAAGACTGTAGTTGTAAACTTGCAACGTATTAGTCATGATCAAGCGACACGTATTGTTGATTTCTTAAGCGGTACAGTCTATGCGCTAGGTGGAGATATCCAACGTGTGGGAAATAATATTTTCTTATGTACTCCAGACAATGTAGAAGTGGATGGCTCTATTTCCGAAATGCTGGATGAACAAAACTTTATGTGA
- a CDS encoding YggS family pyridoxal phosphate-dependent enzyme has translation MTKQANLEKVTKQIELACRESNRNKTDITLVAVTKTIDAIEMTELYDLGIRHFGENRADVFLKKTIQLANKDDICWHYIGSLQTRKVKDVLPKIDYLHSLDRASLAKEIEKRATKPVKCFLQVNISGEESKHGFSREEALSFLQEASFQFIEIVGLMTMAPITNSDIELHHVFHELKQLQQEIHALQLKNIPCTELSMGMTNDFGIAITEGATFIRVGRALVSDENMEV, from the coding sequence ATGACAAAACAAGCTAATTTAGAAAAAGTAACTAAACAAATCGAGCTCGCCTGTAGAGAAAGTAATCGTAATAAAACGGATATAACACTAGTAGCCGTTACAAAAACGATTGATGCAATCGAGATGACTGAGCTTTATGATTTAGGAATACGTCACTTCGGTGAAAATCGAGCAGATGTATTTCTTAAAAAAACAATACAACTTGCAAATAAAGATGACATTTGTTGGCATTACATCGGTTCTTTGCAAACACGTAAAGTAAAAGATGTCTTACCAAAAATCGACTATTTGCATTCGCTTGACCGAGCTTCTCTTGCAAAAGAAATCGAAAAGCGGGCAACAAAACCTGTGAAATGTTTCTTACAAGTGAATATTTCCGGTGAAGAAAGCAAACATGGTTTTTCTAGAGAAGAGGCGCTTTCGTTTTTACAAGAAGCAAGTTTTCAGTTCATTGAGATTGTTGGCTTAATGACAATGGCACCTATTACAAATAGCGACATAGAGCTGCATCACGTATTTCATGAGTTAAAGCAATTGCAGCAAGAAATTCATGCGCTTCAGTTAAAAAATATTCCTTGTACTGAGTTATCCATGGGGATGACGAACGACTTCGGGATTGCGATTACAGAAGGTGCTACATTTATACGAGTAGGAAGAGCTTTGGTGAGTGACGAAAATATGGAGGTGTAA
- the ftsZ gene encoding cell division protein FtsZ has product MLEFDTSSESLATIKVIGVGGGGNNAVNRMIEHGVQGVEFISVNTDAQALNLAKAETKLQIGTKLTRGLGAGAVPEIGKKAAEESREQIEEALKGSDMVFVTAGMGGGTGTGAAPVIAQIAKEMGALTVGVVTRPFGFEGPKRTKQAVTGTEAMKEAVDTLIVIPNDRLLQIVDKNTPMLEAFREADNVLRQGVQGISDLIAVPGLINLDFADVKTIMTNRGSALMGIGIATGENRAAEAAKKAISSPLLETSVDGAKGVLMNITGGSNLSLYEVQEAAEIVSSASDEDVNMIFGSVINDELKDELIVTVIATGFDEEKQAQQQAQANRRPNNQSIQVNRPSYAVQDDSQNDYAQSAPQQTNGPVQEQQAEPQQNSSDVDVPAFIRNRNRRG; this is encoded by the coding sequence ATGTTAGAATTTGACACTAGTTCAGAAAGTTTGGCAACAATAAAAGTAATCGGTGTTGGCGGCGGTGGAAACAATGCTGTAAACCGTATGATTGAACATGGCGTTCAAGGCGTAGAATTCATTTCTGTTAATACAGATGCTCAAGCGCTTAATTTAGCAAAAGCAGAAACAAAATTACAAATCGGTACAAAATTAACGCGTGGTTTAGGAGCGGGTGCTGTACCTGAAATTGGTAAAAAAGCCGCAGAAGAAAGTCGCGAGCAGATTGAAGAAGCTTTAAAAGGCTCTGATATGGTGTTCGTCACTGCTGGAATGGGTGGCGGAACTGGAACGGGAGCTGCTCCTGTTATCGCTCAAATTGCTAAAGAAATGGGCGCATTAACAGTTGGTGTTGTCACTCGTCCATTCGGCTTTGAAGGACCAAAACGTACAAAACAAGCAGTAACTGGAACAGAAGCAATGAAAGAAGCGGTTGACACATTAATCGTAATCCCTAACGACCGTTTACTTCAAATCGTTGATAAAAATACGCCAATGCTTGAAGCTTTCCGTGAAGCAGATAATGTTTTACGTCAAGGTGTGCAAGGGATTTCTGATTTAATTGCCGTTCCTGGTTTAATTAACTTAGACTTTGCCGATGTGAAAACAATTATGACAAATCGTGGTTCTGCACTAATGGGTATCGGTATTGCAACTGGTGAAAATCGTGCCGCAGAAGCAGCGAAAAAAGCTATTTCATCACCACTTCTTGAAACTTCTGTTGATGGCGCTAAAGGTGTTCTAATGAATATTACTGGTGGATCTAACCTTAGCCTTTATGAAGTACAAGAAGCAGCAGAAATCGTATCTAGTGCATCAGATGAAGATGTAAATATGATTTTCGGCTCTGTTATTAATGATGAATTAAAAGATGAACTTATTGTAACTGTGATTGCAACTGGATTTGATGAAGAAAAGCAAGCGCAACAACAAGCGCAAGCAAATCGTCGCCCAAATAACCAATCTATCCAAGTGAATCGTCCAAGTTATGCTGTGCAAGATGATTCGCAAAATGATTATGCGCAATCTGCCCCGCAACAAACAAATGGTCCAGTTCAGGAACAACAAGCTGAACCACAACAAAATAGTTCAGATGTGGATGTACCAGCATTTATCCGTAACCGTAATCGTCGCGGATAA
- the ftsA gene encoding cell division protein FtsA yields MGDSEIYVSLDIGTASVKVIIAEMADDRLNIIGVGNVESSGIKKGIIIDIDKTVESIKKAIEQAERMVGVEISQVIVGVVSSQVHLEACRGIVAVSSENREITDEDVWNVMDAAQVVPLSPEREIINTIPDQFVVDGLTGITDPRGMIGVRLEMEGTLITGSKTILHNTLRCVERAGLEISDIALQPLAEASISLSEDDKEFGTALINIGAGTTTVSVFEQGRLTYTGVIPVGGDNITKDLSLGLNTSTANADRVKLDHGYAFYDDASPDEVFAIDVIGSDQKQHFTQVEVADIIEARMEEIFQLVLEELARVGKTHLPGGYVLTGGSMAIPGAIDLAGKTLAAHVRLAIPDYIGVREPSFTTAVGLIKYAYQMAELEGRDVSSTASESHYEDTPKQKQPKQKKSDDEKVSTKMKNFFGAFFE; encoded by the coding sequence ATGGGTGATAGCGAAATTTATGTAAGTTTAGACATTGGAACAGCTTCTGTTAAAGTAATCATCGCAGAAATGGCTGACGATCGACTCAATATTATCGGTGTTGGGAATGTCGAGTCCTCGGGAATTAAAAAAGGGATTATTATCGACATAGACAAGACTGTAGAATCCATCAAAAAGGCAATTGAACAAGCAGAAAGAATGGTTGGCGTTGAAATTTCTCAAGTAATCGTTGGGGTAGTATCAAGTCAAGTTCATTTGGAAGCTTGCCGAGGTATTGTGGCAGTTAGTAGCGAAAATCGTGAAATTACAGATGAAGATGTCTGGAACGTGATGGATGCAGCTCAAGTTGTTCCATTATCTCCGGAAAGAGAAATTATTAATACTATTCCAGACCAATTTGTAGTGGATGGCTTAACTGGTATCACAGATCCACGTGGTATGATTGGTGTCCGTTTAGAGATGGAAGGCACACTAATTACTGGTTCAAAAACAATTTTACATAATACGTTACGTTGTGTGGAACGTGCTGGGCTGGAGATTTCCGATATTGCCTTACAACCACTAGCTGAAGCGTCGATATCCTTGTCAGAAGATGATAAAGAATTTGGTACGGCACTCATCAATATTGGTGCTGGAACTACTACTGTTAGCGTGTTCGAACAAGGCAGATTAACCTATACTGGGGTTATCCCAGTTGGCGGAGATAATATCACGAAAGACTTATCACTTGGGCTAAATACATCTACAGCAAATGCAGACCGTGTCAAACTTGACCATGGTTACGCATTTTATGATGATGCTTCACCAGATGAAGTTTTTGCTATTGATGTGATTGGTAGCGATCAAAAACAACATTTCACACAAGTAGAAGTTGCTGATATTATTGAGGCGCGTATGGAAGAAATTTTCCAATTAGTTTTAGAAGAACTAGCTAGAGTTGGTAAAACACATCTTCCAGGCGGCTATGTTTTAACAGGTGGTTCTATGGCGATTCCAGGTGCAATTGATTTAGCTGGAAAAACTTTAGCTGCACATGTGAGACTTGCCATTCCTGACTACATTGGGGTTCGCGAACCGTCCTTTACAACCGCGGTAGGCTTAATTAAATATGCTTATCAAATGGCTGAATTAGAAGGTCGTGATGTGAGTAGTACAGCAAGCGAATCACATTATGAAGACACTCCAAAACAAAAGCAACCTAAACAAAAAAAATCAGATGACGAAAAAGTATCTACAAAAATGAAGAATTTTTTCGGCGCATTTTTTGAATAA
- a CDS encoding cell division protein FtsQ/DivIB: MAENRRVVSIENRIPELKKYRKKKLIRHLAILIGIFAILILITLYFLSPLSKLDEIGVSGNKQLTENEVRKESGLTIGEFVLGISNKKTEETLKKNTLIKKATVSKEGMNNVQIDITEFKTIGYQQNDGKYYDVLESGVLLTDQPRQFPIGNDLLFQNFKNGKTLKNMVAQINQLPKDVVSSISEVIYSPTKSDNNHIELYMNDGNKVSATISTFAEKMQHYPSIVAQLSEGQKGVIDIEVGSYFQSYYQQNAEKKAAEKKKKN; this comes from the coding sequence ATGGCTGAAAATAGAAGAGTAGTATCTATTGAAAACCGTATACCCGAATTAAAAAAATACCGGAAGAAAAAATTAATCAGACATCTAGCCATTTTAATCGGAATTTTTGCGATTTTAATATTAATTACATTGTATTTCCTTTCTCCACTCAGTAAACTGGATGAAATTGGTGTGAGCGGAAATAAACAGTTGACTGAGAATGAAGTTCGAAAAGAAAGTGGACTAACCATTGGCGAGTTTGTCCTAGGAATTAGCAACAAGAAAACGGAAGAAACACTTAAAAAAAATACTTTAATAAAAAAAGCGACAGTTTCCAAAGAAGGTATGAACAATGTCCAAATTGATATTACAGAATTTAAGACCATTGGTTATCAACAAAATGATGGCAAATATTATGATGTTCTTGAAAGTGGAGTTTTATTAACAGATCAACCGAGACAATTTCCAATTGGGAATGATTTGTTGTTCCAAAACTTTAAGAATGGGAAGACACTTAAAAATATGGTAGCGCAGATTAATCAACTACCAAAGGATGTCGTTAGCTCGATTTCTGAAGTAATTTACAGCCCAACCAAAAGTGACAATAATCATATCGAGCTTTATATGAACGATGGGAATAAAGTTTCAGCGACAATTAGTACATTTGCTGAAAAAATGCAACATTATCCATCGATTGTTGCCCAATTATCAGAAGGACAAAAAGGTGTTATCGATATTGAAGTAGGTTCTTATTTCCAAAGTTATTATCAACAAAATGCAGAGAAAAAAGCAGCAGAGAAGAAAAAGAAAAATTAA
- the murG gene encoding undecaprenyldiphospho-muramoylpentapeptide beta-N-acetylglucosaminyltransferase, producing the protein MKVAISGGGTGGHVYPALAFIRELKKRHPEAEFLYIGTEKGLEADIVKREGIPFEAIEITGFKRSLSLENVKTVMRFLSGAKKSKQLLREFQPDVVIGTGGYVCGPVVYAAAKLKIPTLIHEQNSVAGLTNKFLSRYADKVAICFEEVSDSFASEKIVFTGNPRASEVIGVDSNQALEAYGLVSGKPTVLVFGGSRGARGVNEAVEAILPEWNNREFQLLYVTGEVHYEKIKDKLAELKLGNHISVQPFIYDMPKILNAVTLVVSRAGATTLAELTALGVPSILIPSPYVTANHQEYNARALEKNNAAIVITEAELKETNLMDAIDSILNDEEKLNSMKASAKQMGRPDAANKLVEVALSIMK; encoded by the coding sequence ATGAAAGTAGCAATAAGTGGTGGGGGCACAGGTGGACATGTTTATCCAGCCCTTGCATTCATCAGAGAATTAAAGAAACGACATCCAGAAGCGGAGTTTTTATATATTGGAACCGAAAAAGGACTTGAAGCGGACATCGTCAAACGGGAAGGAATTCCTTTTGAAGCGATTGAAATAACTGGTTTTAAACGTTCCCTATCACTCGAAAATGTGAAAACAGTGATGCGTTTCTTAAGTGGAGCCAAAAAAAGCAAACAGCTTCTTCGTGAGTTTCAACCGGATGTTGTTATCGGCACAGGTGGTTATGTTTGTGGTCCAGTAGTGTATGCTGCTGCAAAACTAAAAATCCCCACTTTGATTCACGAACAAAATAGTGTCGCTGGTTTAACGAATAAATTTTTAAGTCGTTATGCAGACAAGGTAGCGATTTGTTTTGAAGAAGTGAGCGACTCTTTCGCATCAGAAAAAATTGTTTTTACTGGAAATCCTCGAGCTTCAGAAGTGATTGGCGTAGATTCTAATCAGGCATTAGAAGCATATGGGCTTGTTTCAGGTAAACCGACAGTACTTGTTTTTGGCGGTAGTCGCGGAGCTCGTGGTGTCAACGAAGCTGTTGAAGCTATTTTGCCAGAATGGAACAACCGGGAGTTTCAACTGCTTTATGTGACTGGAGAAGTACACTATGAGAAAATCAAAGACAAACTAGCGGAATTAAAGCTTGGAAATCATATTAGCGTACAACCGTTTATTTATGATATGCCTAAAATTCTCAATGCCGTAACACTCGTTGTTTCTCGTGCTGGTGCGACAACACTGGCTGAACTCACAGCATTAGGTGTTCCGAGCATTTTAATACCAAGCCCCTACGTGACAGCTAATCACCAAGAATACAATGCTCGTGCTCTTGAAAAAAATAATGCAGCAATCGTGATTACTGAAGCAGAATTAAAAGAAACAAATTTAATGGATGCGATTGATTCCATTTTGAACGACGAAGAAAAATTAAATAGTATGAAAGCAAGTGCCAAACAAATGGGGCGTCCAGATGCGGCAAATAAGCTAGTCGAAGTTGCCCTAAGCATAATGAAATAA